A single window of Scyliorhinus torazame isolate Kashiwa2021f chromosome 29, sScyTor2.1, whole genome shotgun sequence DNA harbors:
- the pdap1a gene encoding pdgfa associated protein 1a, producing the protein MPRGGKRGHKGRAKQFTNPDEIDAQMKAEKEKSKDLPENASDPDSDSSEDDSEPKKKGVEGLIEIENPNRIVQKNKKVTALDLNPPNRELSRREREELEKQQARERYMKLHLEGKTEQARADLARLAIIRKQREDAAKKREVEKKGKEAKA; encoded by the exons GTAAACGAGGCCACAAGGGGAGGGCGAAGCAGTTTACAAACCCAGATGAGATTGATGCTCAGATGAAAGCAGAGAAAGAAAAG TCAAAAGACCTGCCAGAAAATGCAAGTGACCCTGATTCTGACAGCAGTGAAGATGACTCTGAG CCCAAGAAGAAAGGAGTGGAGGGTTTAATAGAAATCGAGAACCCAAATCGAATAGTACAGAAAAACAAGAAAGTAACCGCCTTGGATCTCAATCCCCCTAACCGTGAGCTCAGCAGGCGGGAAAG GGAAGAGTTAGAGAAACAGCAAGCACGGGAGAGGTATATGAAACTCCACCTTGAAGGGAAGACTGAACAGGCGCGAGCTGACTTGGCACGGCTCGCCATCATCCGGAAGCAGAGGGAAGACGCAGCCAAGAAGCGGGAGGTTGAGAAGAAAG